Proteins encoded within one genomic window of Bacillus sp. F19:
- a CDS encoding DUF3231 family protein: MTENRTKLTSAEIGAIWTAYMNDSMSKCMLGYFLKDVEDQEIRSIIQQAYDLSSTHIEKLTYLFQEEQLPLPTAFSSEDVNMNAPRLYTDTFMLEYIGHISRAGLLAYGGYVAMSARKDIRAYFMEGLTEVSNLYNTGADVSLSKGLFVRAPYIAYPTKTDFIDSKNYFSGLNPFTNKRPLNAIEISYLHMNTQTNVIGGSLALSFAQTSSSENIQKWMLRGRDITKKHVQVFTKMLIDNDIQPPLSSEVAITDSTTPPFSDKLTMFFMSLLSAIGTGNYATAAAASQRNDLAINYERLSLEIAQYAKDGLDIMISNEWIEQPPGTMDKEKLARKKNQNS, translated from the coding sequence ATGACCGAAAACCGTACAAAACTAACCTCAGCCGAAATAGGCGCAATTTGGACTGCTTACATGAATGATAGTATGTCCAAGTGCATGTTAGGTTATTTTCTTAAAGATGTAGAGGATCAAGAAATTCGTTCTATTATCCAACAAGCCTATGACCTTTCATCTACCCACATCGAAAAACTTACTTATTTGTTTCAAGAAGAACAACTCCCATTACCTACAGCATTTTCAAGTGAAGATGTGAATATGAATGCTCCTCGCTTATATACTGATACGTTTATGCTTGAATATATTGGCCACATATCGAGAGCTGGTTTACTTGCATATGGTGGCTACGTTGCAATGAGTGCTAGAAAAGACATAAGAGCCTATTTTATGGAGGGGCTTACAGAAGTATCTAACTTATACAACACTGGTGCGGATGTATCTCTTTCAAAAGGATTATTTGTTAGAGCACCTTATATTGCTTATCCAACTAAAACAGACTTTATAGACAGCAAAAATTATTTTAGTGGGTTAAATCCATTTACCAACAAAAGACCACTAAATGCAATAGAGATATCTTACTTACATATGAATACCCAAACCAACGTTATAGGAGGAAGCTTGGCACTTAGTTTTGCTCAAACATCCTCGAGTGAAAATATTCAAAAATGGATGTTAAGAGGAAGAGATATTACAAAAAAACATGTTCAAGTCTTTACAAAGATGCTTATAGATAACGATATACAACCACCTCTTTCGTCAGAAGTTGCTATTACTGATTCAACAACACCGCCGTTTTCAGATAAATTAACAATGTTTTTTATGTCATTGTTAAGTGCCATTGGAACAGGTAATTATGCAACGGCAGCAGCCGCAAGTCAGCGAAATGATTTAGCCATAAATTACGAACGTCTATCACTTGAAATCGCTCAATATGCGAAGGATGGTCTCGACATCATGATTAGTAATGAATGGATCGAACAACCACCCGGAACGATGGATAAAGAGAAACTTGCAAGAAAAAAGAACCAAAATAGTTAA
- a CDS encoding IS3 family transposase (programmed frameshift), whose amino-acid sequence MTKRERRTFTQEFKEQIVQLYLNGKPRKEIIREYDLTPSSLDKWISQQRNSGSFKEKDHLTPDQVKLAEVMKRNKQLEMENDIFKASRADHGTKVNVIRNNAHKYSVSAMCNVLKISRSTYYYEEKILPQTDEVTLKVIEIFHASRQNYGTRKIKVELQKCGYQVSRRRIGRVMKEQGLVSTYTIAQFKPHVSTCNESKQKNELNREFRQEAAYNVVVSDLTYVRVEKKWHYICVFVDLYNREIIGYSAGPQKDAKLVYQAISSIKIDLNKIKLFHTDRGSEFKNKLIDEALETFEIKRSMSMKGCPYDNAVAEATFKIIKTEFVKKRHFESLSDLKRELFDYVNWFNGTRIHGTLGYLSPREYKNLHLKKTV is encoded by the exons GTGACTAAACGAGAGCGCCGAACATTTACGCAAGAATTTAAAGAACAAATCGTACAACTGTATCTAAATGGAAAGCCACGCAAAGAAATTATAAGGGAGTATGACCTGACTCCCTCCTCACTAGATAAATGGATCAGTCAACAACGCAACTCAGGTTCGTTTAAAGAAAAAGATCATTTAACGCCTGATCAAGTGAAATTGGCTGAGGTAATGAAGAGAAATAAACAGCTAGAAATGGAGAATGATATTT TTAAAGCAAGCCGCGCTGATCATGGGACGAAAGTAAATGTGATTCGAAATAACGCCCACAAATACTCGGTATCAGCAATGTGTAACGTCCTCAAGATTTCAAGAAGCACATATTATTACGAAGAAAAAATTCTACCTCAAACAGATGAGGTAACCCTTAAAGTGATAGAAATCTTCCATGCCAGCCGCCAAAACTATGGCACGCGCAAAATTAAAGTGGAACTCCAGAAATGTGGATACCAGGTTTCAAGAAGACGGATTGGTCGAGTGATGAAAGAGCAAGGCCTAGTGTCCACTTATACCATTGCCCAGTTCAAGCCCCATGTCTCAACGTGTAATGAATCGAAGCAAAAGAATGAGCTAAACCGTGAGTTCAGACAAGAAGCAGCTTACAACGTGGTTGTCAGTGATTTAACGTATGTGAGAGTCGAGAAAAAATGGCATTACATATGTGTATTTGTTGATCTTTATAATCGGGAAATTATCGGATACAGTGCTGGTCCACAGAAGGACGCAAAGCTTGTGTATCAAGCGATTTCTTCGATAAAAATTGATCTAAACAAGATCAAGTTATTTCACACGGATCGTGGAAGTGAATTCAAGAATAAATTGATTGACGAAGCCTTAGAAACGTTTGAAATCAAGCGTTCTATGAGTATGAAAGGCTGCCCATATGATAATGCGGTTGCGGAGGCAACATTTAAAATTATCAAGACAGAGTTTGTGAAAAAACGCCACTTCGAATCACTATCCGACTTAAAGAGGGAACTATTTGATTATGTGAACTGGTTTAATGGAACAAGAATTCATGGAACATTGGGTTATTTAAGCCCACGAGAATACAAAAATTTACACCTTAAGAAAACTGTCTAG
- a CDS encoding SMI1/KNR4 family protein: MHIIKKDFYKGKDFWKKNNKDKRIEYPINDEIIKKAESILGINFPQSFTKLMKIQNGGELNYPYFMLPEGDTESMVCQH; encoded by the coding sequence GTGCATATTATCAAAAAGGATTTCTATAAGGGCAAAGATTTTTGGAAAAAGAATAACAAAGATAAACGGATTGAATATCCGATAAACGATGAAATCATAAAAAAAGCAGAGAGTATTTTAGGCATAAACTTCCCTCAATCATTTACAAAGTTAATGAAGATACAAAATGGCGGGGAATTAAATTATCCTTACTTTATGTTACCTGAAGGTGATACTGAAAGTATGGTATGTCAACACTAA
- a CDS encoding MoxR family ATPase, with product MTTQLEALNLPDHILSDIKNRSEIFKNSDDAMQIGKGGYMPSEDAILYDAMIALSLGKNVLLKGPTGSGKTKLAETLSNLFGQPMHSINCSVDLDAEALLGYKTISQNGSKTSIEFIEGPVIHAMKKGHILYIDEINMAKPETLPILNGVLDYRKMITNPFTGEVIRASKDFGVIAAINEGYVGTVPLNEALKNRFVVIEVPYIQGEQLKAVLRSQSMLKNEKLISQFVTLSSDLITQVQNGQISEEAASVRALIDTCDLAVYMPPLRAISRGITEKLEDDREKAAIQNIAETLFV from the coding sequence ATGACAACACAATTAGAAGCTTTAAACCTTCCGGATCATATACTGTCTGATATAAAAAATAGATCGGAAATATTCAAAAACAGCGATGATGCCATGCAGATCGGCAAAGGCGGATATATGCCATCAGAGGATGCAATTTTATATGATGCCATGATTGCTTTATCATTAGGTAAAAATGTTCTATTAAAAGGACCTACAGGCTCAGGTAAAACAAAGCTGGCCGAAACGCTTTCAAATCTTTTCGGACAGCCAATGCACAGTATCAACTGCAGCGTGGATCTTGATGCTGAAGCACTGCTTGGCTATAAAACCATTTCGCAGAATGGTTCAAAAACGAGCATAGAGTTTATTGAAGGGCCTGTTATTCATGCGATGAAAAAAGGCCATATCTTATATATTGATGAAATTAATATGGCAAAGCCTGAGACGCTTCCAATCCTAAATGGAGTCCTTGATTACCGTAAAATGATTACGAATCCATTTACAGGAGAAGTGATCAGAGCGAGCAAAGACTTTGGCGTGATTGCAGCTATTAACGAAGGTTATGTTGGGACCGTTCCTTTGAACGAAGCCTTAAAAAATCGTTTCGTTGTAATTGAAGTGCCATATATTCAAGGTGAACAGCTAAAAGCCGTACTGCGCTCTCAATCTATGCTGAAAAATGAAAAGCTGATCAGTCAGTTTGTCACACTTTCTTCTGATCTGATCACTCAGGTGCAAAATGGACAAATTTCAGAAGAGGCAGCATCTGTAAGAGCACTTATTGACACGTGTGATCTAGCCGTTTATATGCCGCCGCTTCGTGCTATTTCACGCGGCATTACTGAAAAACTTGAAGACGACAGGGAAAAGGCAGCGATTCAAAATATTGCAGAAACTCTTTTTGTGTAA
- a CDS encoding IS3 family transposase (programmed frameshift) has product MAKFTEQEKVNAVKRYLNGTEGHKAIAISIGVAHGVFHRWIQQYQYNGEKAFKKRYTTYSLDDKLKVLTYMNEHGTSLSETAAIFKIQSPSTITQWKRLFDTQGVDGLIPREKGRSSMKKEIPKVSEIKEPVAESIEALQAENERLRMELAYNKKVECLSSEQRKITKQDKAKVVYELRQEFPVKSLLKLTGIPRSTYYHLTKQLDRPDKDAELKTVIKEIFHEHKGRYGYRRIRAELANRGLHVNHKKVYRLMRELGLKCLVRIKKYRSYKGEAGKVAENVLNRNFKASKPNEKWVTDITEFKLFGEKLYLSPMLDLYNGEILTYTIGSRPTYSLVSSMLNKALRKKRKEDTLLIHSDQGWHYQMKKYRLALKKKDIIQSMSRKGNCYDNAVIENFFGILKSEFLNYQDFKNVEHFKEELRKYIHYYNHKRIKTKLKGKSPVQYRTLAQQVA; this is encoded by the exons ATGGCTAAATTTACAGAGCAGGAAAAGGTAAATGCCGTTAAGCGATATCTTAATGGCACAGAAGGGCACAAAGCGATCGCAATATCCATAGGAGTAGCTCACGGGGTTTTTCATAGGTGGATCCAGCAGTATCAATATAACGGAGAAAAGGCGTTTAAAAAACGATATACAACCTATTCTTTGGACGATAAACTAAAGGTACTTACCTATATGAACGAACACGGGACGTCCCTCAGTGAGACAGCTGCGATCTTTAAAATTCAATCTCCCTCTACGATTACTCAATGGAAGAGATTATTCGACACACAAGGAGTGGACGGCCTTATTCCAAGAGAAAAGGGGCGGTCATCGATGAAAAAAGAAATCCCAAAAGTATCTGAGATAAAAGAACCAGTGGCAGAATCTATTGAAGCTCTTCAGGCTGAAAATGAACGATTACGTATGGAGCTTGCTTATA ATAAAAAAGTTGAATGCCTTAGTTCAGAACAAAGAAAAATCACCAAACAAGACAAAGCGAAAGTAGTCTATGAATTGAGGCAGGAATTCCCGGTGAAATCACTCTTAAAGCTTACGGGTATCCCTCGCAGTACCTATTACCATTTGACGAAACAGCTTGACCGCCCAGATAAAGATGCTGAATTAAAAACGGTGATTAAAGAGATTTTTCATGAACATAAAGGCCGATACGGGTACCGGCGTATTCGTGCTGAGCTAGCCAACCGAGGACTGCATGTTAATCATAAGAAAGTTTATCGACTTATGAGAGAACTAGGATTGAAGTGCCTTGTCCGCATAAAGAAATATCGGTCGTACAAAGGTGAAGCAGGCAAGGTTGCCGAAAATGTGCTAAATCGGAACTTCAAGGCGTCCAAGCCGAATGAGAAATGGGTAACCGATATTACCGAATTCAAATTATTTGGAGAAAAACTGTATCTTTCACCTATGCTAGATTTATACAATGGCGAAATTCTCACCTATACGATTGGCTCTAGACCGACCTATTCCCTTGTATCGAGTATGTTAAATAAAGCCCTAAGAAAAAAGCGCAAAGAAGATACGTTACTCATTCACTCGGATCAGGGATGGCACTATCAAATGAAGAAATACCGTCTGGCTTTGAAGAAAAAGGACATCATACAAAGCATGTCTCGTAAAGGGAACTGTTATGACAATGCGGTCATTGAAAATTTCTTTGGCATTCTAAAATCAGAATTCCTTAATTACCAAGACTTCAAAAATGTGGAACATTTCAAAGAAGAACTAAGGAAATACATCCATTACTATAACCACAAACGAATTAAGACAAAATTAAAAGGCAAGAGCCCGGTACA
- a CDS encoding tyrosine-type recombinase/integrase, translated as MSLIENFVKYLRLEDKSENTICNYRLAVKEYFSWFEDTFDKQPRALYIQNVKDYLQYLQVIKKRSAKTINAKLSALQKYNEFLISVGVQEDMVITKKMKKKIQQTYASPAQFTEKEVHKFNQAVVEKQNVRDYALVILLTFTGCRISEALSIEISRDLHLLSSELVIRSGKGDKQRTVLLNQKVIQALKDYLELRKKHKYTDSPYLFLSNKGPKLSRMTANNMFRKYSHLAGLEQVLSPHDLRHYFCSHALENGFDVHEVAHIAGHSNIHTTLIYTNPSRQKMMDKLNQL; from the coding sequence ATGAGTTTGATTGAGAATTTTGTTAAATATCTTCGTTTGGAAGATAAATCCGAAAATACCATTTGTAATTACCGATTGGCTGTGAAAGAATATTTTTCTTGGTTTGAGGACACCTTTGATAAACAACCAAGAGCTCTTTACATACAAAATGTAAAGGACTACCTCCAATATCTTCAGGTGATAAAAAAACGAAGTGCCAAAACGATTAACGCTAAACTTTCGGCTCTTCAAAAATATAATGAATTTCTGATATCAGTAGGCGTTCAAGAAGACATGGTCATTACAAAGAAAATGAAGAAAAAAATTCAACAAACCTATGCCTCGCCAGCACAATTTACCGAAAAAGAGGTTCATAAGTTCAATCAAGCTGTAGTTGAAAAGCAAAATGTTCGAGACTATGCCCTGGTTATTTTGCTTACTTTTACAGGCTGCCGGATTAGTGAAGCTTTAAGTATTGAGATTAGTCGAGATTTACACCTATTATCATCAGAGTTAGTCATTCGTTCTGGTAAGGGAGACAAACAACGTACTGTCCTTTTAAATCAAAAAGTCATTCAAGCTTTAAAAGATTACTTGGAATTACGAAAAAAACATAAGTATACAGACAGTCCTTATTTATTTTTATCTAACAAAGGACCAAAGTTAAGCCGTATGACGGCTAACAATATGTTTCGAAAGTATAGTCACCTAGCTGGATTGGAACAAGTGTTAAGCCCTCATGATTTAAGACACTATTTTTGTTCTCATGCTCTTGAGAATGGATTTGATGTACATGAAGTGGCTCATATTGCAGGTCATTCAAATATTCATACCACGTTGATTTATACTAATCCGTCTAGGCAAAAAATGATGGATAAATTGAATCAGTTGTAG
- a CDS encoding VWA domain-containing protein — MKYIKFNDKRVDSFLFMELSDLAKTLTKKDETEVEFAVQSYYDPFIQKVYISHFWDNRPRLDMVNGLKSDVFLRSIGSYKYTDFHAVNFFLSQVQKLAVSSFAKQLFVMLEDLRLEEHCKHERPGTTNVFAARRSMYRRFFKSQLTINQERSIYTDALFNAFYLKATSESPLEEFPSLTNSIDLAVPFIQGELLKLYEARNTADIGKIVLNIADVLDDILEKDMLNMYFHLPLLNYSEAESGLTFDDLKRKSKLKNDDILEQEKEEDEDIHEDKLPTWHRETSEATKSFLQFDLEQGSKTDLLGEGVREGDDGDQALGMVQGSSKKTARNDYSKLEAMENAENKQERGESEAFGKENKYAYPVFISPEKPNAAEQVAYVEKKEIIVPFQKKLKQMIEKTLEHKKISPRSDLHTGRLSKKLLKLLTDENPRLFYKKNQPSAKIDAAFCLLVDCSASMFDKMEQTKLGITLFHEALKSVSVVHQVVGFWEDTNEATETKQPNHFKTVIDFGSSLQKKRGPEILQLEPEEDNRDGYAIRHMTKQLLNRSENQKFMLVFSDGEPAATGYEQNGIIDTHEAVLEARKRGIEVINIFLANGEIDEGQQKTIQNIYGKFSIVVPDIEKLPEVLFPILKKLLQKSIHA, encoded by the coding sequence ATGAAATATATTAAATTTAATGACAAGCGTGTCGACTCCTTTTTATTTATGGAGCTCTCCGACTTGGCAAAAACTCTTACAAAAAAAGATGAGACAGAAGTTGAATTTGCTGTTCAGTCTTACTACGATCCGTTCATACAGAAAGTGTACATCAGCCACTTCTGGGATAACCGGCCGCGCCTTGATATGGTAAATGGTTTAAAAAGCGATGTATTTTTAAGAAGCATCGGCAGCTATAAATACACAGATTTTCATGCAGTTAATTTCTTTTTATCACAAGTTCAGAAACTTGCCGTTTCAAGCTTTGCCAAACAGCTGTTTGTGATGCTTGAGGACTTGCGGCTAGAGGAACACTGCAAGCATGAACGTCCAGGCACAACAAACGTGTTTGCTGCAAGAAGATCTATGTACAGACGTTTTTTTAAAAGCCAATTAACGATAAACCAAGAGAGAAGCATTTATACAGATGCGCTCTTTAATGCATTCTATTTAAAAGCAACATCAGAATCTCCGCTTGAGGAGTTTCCGTCGCTGACAAATTCGATTGATCTGGCCGTGCCCTTTATCCAGGGCGAACTGCTGAAGCTCTATGAAGCCCGCAATACTGCTGACATAGGTAAGATTGTTCTAAACATAGCCGATGTACTTGACGACATTCTTGAAAAAGACATGCTGAATATGTATTTTCATCTTCCTTTATTAAACTACTCAGAAGCAGAATCAGGCTTAACCTTTGATGATCTTAAACGAAAATCAAAGCTTAAAAATGACGATATTCTTGAACAGGAAAAGGAAGAGGATGAGGACATTCATGAGGATAAACTTCCGACCTGGCACAGGGAAACCAGTGAAGCGACAAAGAGTTTTCTGCAATTTGATCTGGAGCAGGGAAGCAAAACAGACTTGCTTGGCGAAGGTGTCAGAGAAGGCGATGATGGAGATCAGGCGCTTGGAATGGTACAGGGATCTTCCAAAAAAACAGCAAGGAATGATTATTCTAAGCTTGAAGCTATGGAAAACGCTGAAAACAAACAAGAGCGCGGGGAAAGCGAGGCTTTCGGAAAAGAAAACAAATATGCATATCCTGTATTTATATCCCCCGAAAAGCCAAATGCAGCTGAGCAAGTTGCTTACGTGGAAAAAAAAGAAATCATCGTTCCGTTTCAAAAAAAGCTGAAGCAAATGATTGAAAAAACGCTTGAGCATAAAAAAATTTCACCAAGAAGCGATCTTCATACCGGACGCTTAAGCAAAAAACTGCTGAAGCTCCTTACTGATGAGAATCCGCGTTTATTTTATAAGAAAAATCAGCCGTCTGCTAAAATTGATGCCGCTTTTTGCCTGCTTGTCGATTGCTCAGCATCAATGTTCGATAAGATGGAGCAGACGAAGCTTGGCATCACCTTGTTTCACGAGGCGTTGAAATCTGTTTCCGTTGTCCACCAGGTTGTCGGTTTTTGGGAAGACACGAATGAAGCCACTGAAACGAAACAGCCAAACCATTTTAAAACGGTCATTGATTTTGGGTCCTCTCTGCAAAAAAAACGAGGTCCTGAAATTCTGCAGCTTGAACCTGAAGAAGATAATCGCGACGGCTATGCTATTCGTCATATGACAAAGCAGCTTTTAAACCGCAGTGAAAATCAGAAGTTTATGCTGGTCTTCTCAGATGGGGAGCCTGCGGCAACAGGCTACGAGCAAAATGGGATAATCGACACACACGAGGCCGTGCTCGAAGCAAGAAAACGGGGAATTGAAGTGATTAATATTTTTCTCGCAAATGGAGAAATTGACGAAGGACAGCAAAAAACGATACAAAACATTTACGGAAAATTCAGCATCGTTGTTCCTGACATTGAGAAGCTGCCTGAAGTGCTGTTTCCAATCCTGAAAAAACTGCTGCAGAAAAGCATCCATGCGTAA